Proteins co-encoded in one Bremerella sp. TYQ1 genomic window:
- a CDS encoding pentapeptide repeat-containing protein, with protein MGSESPFTAIALMNKSQPPVIVAESASVSKTAYNEGKLTPETLVDLRNKHPNFTGDWVHLVHLETGLRKPNTDPERFQAWNQWRHDALEGDQPQDKVVHLEGVSLRSVDLRGIHLEGAVLRDATIAASDFRGARLAGAILEEANLSFGDFADADMTGVLLKDANLDHANLRSATLDQANLDEAVLTSAKLKEARCHVTSFERAKLAGSDFSRADMAGASFFRANLADAIFESTCLDKANLIEADLNYANLQNASLKDAELQRANLHGATAHGADCEGADFTAAILRQANLGDCNLKGTHGLLLDQTFVTGGEFDAKANDPWTRLLQTYTWQRLGLVALIFCLWAVPFGFGNYFKSPKDLIEPSVPARLEEISANFFKVPHTGYELQEFLEFRYEEYYRPLVSGLDKPATWAYLAIGGVDGILFYATILAMILCVWQRIALTRSIHKLEAANTVFRRTPKLDEYMGPYSPIGEEPHSWYFAMGKWIQGHFTETKAGHGQTETSVRPFRWLRLPSWWLAGMQAIKPLWKVTPSFVKSLPPPSWIDMLGMTRIDRMNQCLTWGIFVVVLFMLCRLAIELVLGNQLVLGQ; from the coding sequence GTGGGGTCTGAAAGCCCGTTCACCGCAATCGCTCTGATGAATAAGTCGCAGCCACCGGTAATTGTTGCGGAATCCGCTTCCGTGTCCAAGACGGCCTACAACGAGGGCAAATTGACGCCTGAAACGTTGGTCGACTTGCGCAATAAGCACCCTAACTTCACTGGCGACTGGGTTCACCTCGTTCATCTGGAAACTGGCCTCCGCAAACCGAACACCGATCCCGAGCGTTTTCAGGCTTGGAACCAGTGGCGTCACGATGCCTTGGAAGGGGACCAGCCGCAAGACAAAGTGGTTCACTTAGAGGGCGTTTCGCTGCGAAGCGTCGACTTGCGAGGGATCCATTTGGAAGGGGCCGTACTGCGGGACGCGACCATTGCGGCCAGCGATTTTCGTGGAGCACGCCTGGCAGGGGCCATCCTGGAAGAGGCGAATCTTTCCTTTGGCGACTTCGCCGATGCCGACATGACGGGGGTGCTGCTGAAAGATGCCAATCTTGATCATGCCAATTTGCGTTCAGCCACGCTCGATCAAGCCAACTTGGACGAAGCCGTTTTAACTTCCGCCAAGCTGAAGGAAGCGCGTTGTCACGTAACTTCGTTTGAACGGGCGAAGCTGGCCGGTTCCGATTTCAGCCGAGCCGATATGGCTGGGGCGAGTTTCTTTCGAGCGAACCTGGCCGACGCGATCTTCGAGTCGACGTGCCTCGACAAAGCGAACTTGATCGAAGCAGATTTGAACTATGCGAATCTGCAGAACGCGAGCCTGAAAGATGCCGAGCTGCAGCGAGCCAATCTGCACGGAGCGACCGCCCATGGCGCGGACTGCGAAGGGGCAGACTTCACCGCGGCCATTTTGCGTCAGGCCAACCTTGGCGATTGCAACCTCAAGGGAACCCACGGGCTGCTGCTCGATCAGACATTCGTGACCGGGGGCGAGTTCGACGCCAAAGCGAACGATCCCTGGACGCGGCTTTTGCAGACGTATACCTGGCAGCGGTTGGGACTCGTCGCGCTGATCTTTTGCTTATGGGCAGTCCCGTTTGGTTTTGGAAACTATTTCAAGTCGCCGAAAGACCTGATCGAACCTTCGGTACCTGCGCGGCTGGAAGAGATCTCGGCGAACTTTTTTAAAGTGCCACATACCGGGTACGAACTGCAGGAGTTCCTGGAATTCCGGTACGAAGAATACTATCGGCCTTTGGTGAGCGGTCTGGATAAACCGGCCACGTGGGCGTACCTGGCCATCGGCGGTGTCGATGGCATTTTGTTTTACGCGACAATTCTTGCGATGATCCTGTGCGTCTGGCAGCGAATCGCGTTGACGCGAAGCATTCATAAGTTGGAAGCGGCCAACACGGTGTTTCGACGCACGCCCAAGTTGGACGAATACATGGGCCCCTACAGTCCCATTGGCGAAGAGCCACATAGCTGGTACTTCGCGATGGGCAAATGGATTCAAGGGCATTTCACCGAAACCAAAGCCGGGCACGGGCAAACTGAAACCAGCGTTCGTCCCTTTCGTTGGTTGCGGCTTCCGAGCTGGTGGCTGGCTGGGATGCAGGCGATCAAGCCGTTGTGGAAGGTGACGCCCAGTTTTGTGAAGAGCCTGCCACCTCCTTCTTGGATCGACATGCTCGGCATGACGCGAATCGATCGGATGAACCAATGCCTGACGTGGGGCATTTTTGTTGTCGTCCTGTTCATGCTTTGCCGTTTGGCGATCGAGCTGGTCCTGGGCAATCAGTTGGTGCTTGGGCAGTAG
- a CDS encoding SRPBCC family protein yields MSQASNTVRLHRVLRAPADRVYKAFIDPDALCRWLPPYGFLGKIDRFDPSVGGGYHMSFTNFGAGQSHSFESRFVELVPGKLIRLADQFDDAALAADMTKTITLNKVSCGTEIEILHEGLPAAIPAEMCYLGWQESLVQLAHLVEPEIPAGE; encoded by the coding sequence ATGTCTCAAGCATCGAATACCGTCCGACTTCATCGCGTTTTGCGTGCCCCGGCCGATCGCGTTTACAAGGCATTCATCGATCCCGATGCGTTATGTCGTTGGCTGCCGCCGTATGGTTTTTTGGGGAAGATCGACCGCTTCGATCCGAGCGTCGGCGGCGGCTATCATATGTCGTTCACCAATTTTGGAGCAGGGCAGAGCCACTCGTTTGAAAGCCGCTTTGTGGAATTGGTACCGGGGAAATTGATTCGCCTGGCCGATCAATTCGACGATGCCGCATTGGCAGCTGATATGACGAAGACGATCACACTCAACAAAGTCAGCTGCGGCACCGAAATCGAGATCCTCCACGAAGGCCTGCCTGCGGCGATCCCCGCGGAAATGTGCTACCTCGGCTGGCAGGAATCGCTCGTGCAGCTGGCCCATTTGGTCGAGCCTGAAATTCCAGCAGGGGAATAG
- a CDS encoding DUF1559 domain-containing protein, with amino-acid sequence MKRPISFRGFTLVELLVVIAIIGVLIALLLPAVQQAREAARRMQCTNNLKQLLIGLHNYHDQFLAFPPGSVNSTVPRNGGGSGNSFGPSFYGMMLPFFEQAALYDSMTWVGESPGYIAEGSGSAGDANRPFVQQAGAITVMRCPSSSGPLRGGDNFCPQAHYAGVSGCAEPTSFTENRISTVTVAGQPTLVSGGGMMLPNYSTGFQSCTDGSSNTIILGEISGRLKRLDGAYSELAAAGTTHGWLMGNRVTGYPPNLDNGSNSDQRCFNLTTVRYSPNADPFAYQLFPGMASNVGANNPLSSNHPGGVNVGLADGSIHFFTDTMALEALKKMATRDDGQVFDRG; translated from the coding sequence GTGAAACGCCCTATCTCTTTTCGTGGTTTCACGTTAGTGGAATTATTGGTCGTCATTGCGATTATCGGGGTGCTGATCGCCCTGCTTCTTCCTGCGGTGCAACAAGCTCGTGAAGCGGCCCGGCGGATGCAGTGCACCAACAACTTAAAGCAACTGCTGATTGGGCTACACAATTACCACGATCAATTTCTCGCGTTTCCCCCAGGCAGCGTTAATTCGACGGTTCCTCGAAACGGCGGCGGCAGCGGGAACAGCTTCGGGCCGAGCTTCTACGGCATGATGCTTCCCTTCTTCGAGCAAGCCGCGCTGTACGACAGCATGACTTGGGTCGGCGAATCGCCTGGCTATATCGCCGAAGGTTCCGGCAGTGCAGGCGATGCGAACCGTCCTTTCGTGCAGCAAGCCGGTGCAATCACCGTCATGCGTTGCCCTTCCTCGAGTGGTCCCCTAAGGGGCGGCGATAACTTCTGCCCTCAAGCCCACTACGCCGGCGTTTCTGGGTGTGCGGAACCAACTTCGTTCACTGAAAACCGTATCTCAACGGTCACCGTTGCCGGGCAACCGACACTCGTTTCCGGAGGTGGCATGATGTTGCCGAACTATTCGACTGGCTTCCAGTCGTGCACCGATGGTTCCTCCAACACGATCATCCTGGGTGAGATCTCCGGTCGCCTGAAGCGGCTTGATGGTGCGTACTCGGAGCTTGCAGCAGCAGGTACCACGCATGGCTGGCTGATGGGCAACCGCGTCACCGGTTACCCGCCGAATCTCGACAATGGCTCCAACAGCGACCAGCGCTGCTTCAACTTGACCACGGTGCGTTATTCGCCCAATGCCGATCCGTTCGCCTATCAGTTGTTCCCCGGCATGGCCAGCAACGTCGGTGCGAACAATCCTCTTTCGTCCAACCATCCTGGCGGCGTGAATGTCGGCCTGGCCGATGGTTCGATTCACTTCTTCACCGACACGATGGCCTTGGAAGCGCTGAAGAAGATGGCCACGCGTGACGACGGCCAGGTCTTCGATCGTGGCTAA
- a CDS encoding ABC-F family ATP-binding cassette domain-containing protein has product MPPVINIQNATKRFGHKVLLDSATAAITDDHKVGLVGRNGAGKSTLCRAILGDEELEKGEVVLHPKTRLGYLRQHDPFQEGETVVGFLMRDSNQPDWKCGEVAARFEIKGAMLDAPVHNLSGGWQTRVKLTALLLHDPTFLILDEPTNFLDIRTQMLLERFLKSYKGGYLIVSHDRGFLKQTCNETLELSRGKLTLYPGSIEDYIEYREERKQHDERVNAATKAKAKQLQRFIDKNRAGANTAAQAKNKQKQLDRLEMIEIEEEEASAYIRVPQVDRKKGTAVRCEELAIGYPDRTIADGITLDIEHGARAAVVGDNGQGKTTFLRTLVGSLQPKEGEVRWGHNTDIGIYAQHVYGSLPPNDTVEDYLVSVRDPSINHQQVLSVAGSFLFRGDDVQKKVKVLSGGERARLCLAGLLLGKYNILILDEPGNHLDVETVDSLCEALDDYNGTVIFTSHDRYFVRRIATQIIEVSSGKVTHIPSDYEHYLYRLSQEIEQEDGNQVAAQVAGDGRDSDLAKEERKRRNQEARAARKEVNKLESKIAKLDDERKSLNEQLMKITDPAEAQKVHAKFTEVADEISELEAKWLEYQEQLEDFEEG; this is encoded by the coding sequence GTGCCCCCCGTCATCAACATTCAAAACGCCACGAAGCGATTCGGTCATAAAGTACTCTTGGACAGCGCCACTGCGGCCATTACGGACGACCACAAAGTTGGCCTGGTCGGCCGCAACGGTGCCGGCAAGTCGACTTTATGCCGTGCCATTCTCGGAGACGAAGAACTCGAAAAGGGAGAAGTCGTCCTCCACCCTAAAACACGGCTAGGCTATCTCCGCCAGCACGATCCCTTCCAGGAAGGCGAAACGGTAGTCGGCTTCCTGATGCGCGACAGTAACCAGCCTGACTGGAAGTGTGGCGAAGTCGCGGCTCGCTTTGAAATCAAAGGAGCCATGCTCGACGCCCCGGTTCATAATCTTTCCGGCGGGTGGCAAACGCGTGTGAAGCTGACAGCCTTGCTGCTGCACGACCCCACGTTTCTCATCCTGGACGAACCGACCAACTTCCTCGACATCCGAACGCAGATGCTCTTAGAGCGGTTCCTTAAAAGCTACAAAGGGGGCTACTTGATCGTGTCGCACGATCGTGGCTTCCTGAAGCAGACGTGTAACGAAACGCTCGAGCTCTCACGCGGCAAGCTAACGCTCTACCCCGGCAGCATCGAAGACTACATCGAGTACCGCGAAGAACGAAAACAGCACGACGAACGGGTCAACGCTGCCACCAAAGCGAAAGCCAAACAGCTGCAGCGGTTCATCGATAAGAACCGTGCAGGAGCCAACACGGCCGCCCAGGCCAAGAATAAACAGAAGCAGCTCGACCGGCTTGAAATGATCGAGATCGAAGAAGAGGAAGCGAGTGCCTACATCCGCGTTCCTCAGGTCGATCGCAAAAAGGGAACGGCCGTTCGCTGCGAAGAGCTCGCCATCGGTTATCCTGACCGCACCATTGCCGACGGCATTACGCTCGATATCGAACATGGTGCCAGAGCCGCGGTCGTTGGTGACAACGGCCAAGGAAAAACGACTTTCCTCCGGACGCTCGTCGGTTCGCTGCAGCCGAAAGAAGGGGAAGTCCGCTGGGGGCACAACACCGACATCGGTATTTACGCCCAGCATGTGTATGGCTCGCTGCCTCCTAATGATACCGTCGAAGATTACCTGGTCAGCGTCCGCGATCCTTCGATCAATCATCAGCAAGTGCTTAGCGTCGCCGGTAGTTTTCTGTTCCGTGGCGACGACGTGCAAAAGAAAGTGAAAGTGCTCAGCGGGGGCGAGCGTGCCCGACTTTGCCTCGCTGGACTTTTGTTGGGCAAGTACAACATTTTGATCCTCGACGAACCAGGCAACCACTTGGATGTCGAAACGGTCGACTCGTTGTGCGAAGCGCTCGACGACTACAACGGAACGGTCATCTTCACCAGCCACGATCGTTACTTCGTCCGACGCATCGCGACGCAGATTATCGAAGTCAGCAGCGGCAAAGTGACCCACATCCCCAGCGACTACGAGCATTATCTCTATCGCTTAAGCCAGGAAATCGAACAGGAAGATGGCAACCAGGTCGCCGCTCAAGTTGCCGGCGACGGCCGCGATTCCGACTTGGCCAAAGAAGAACGCAAGCGACGCAACCAAGAGGCCCGCGCCGCACGGAAGGAAGTCAACAAGCTGGAAAGCAAAATCGCCAAGCTCGACGACGAACGCAAGTCGCTCAACGAACAGCTGATGAAAATCACCGACCCCGCCGAAGCCCAAAAAGTGCACGCCAAGTTCACGGAAGTCGCCGACGAGATCTCGGAACTAGAAGCCAAGTGGCTGGAATACCAGGAACAACTGGAAGACTTCGAGGAAGGCTAA